Below is a genomic region from Streptomyces ferrugineus.
TCGCCCAGACCGACCTCTCGGTGATCTTCTCCAGCCGCCTCCTGGTCACGGCCCTGAGCACGGCCGCGGCGGCCGGAGTCTTCGTCGCGGTCGGTGTCGTACGGCACTGGGGGGTGGGCCGTACGACGATCGGCGCCCTGTGCTCCAGCTACGTCAACTCCGGAAACCTCGGCATCCCGATCGCCGTGTACGTCCTGGGCGACGCCTCGCTCGTGGCGCCGGTGCTGCTGTTCCAGTTGGTCGGGGTCACCCCGATCGCCCTGACGATCCTCGACCTGTCCGGCGGCGGGGCGGAGAAGGGCCCGCTGTGGCGCCGTCTGCTGACCCCGTTGCGCAACCCGATCGCGGTCGGCTCCCTGGCGGGCGTGGCGGTGTCGGCGGCCGGGGTGCGGGTGCCGTCCCCCGTCCTGGACCCCCTCACCCTGATCGGCGGCATGTCGGTCCCCGCGGTTCTGCTGGCCTTCGGCATCTCCCTGTGCGGCAGCACGATGCCCGGTCGCGGCCCGGACCGGGGCCCGGTGCTGCTCTCGGTCGCGCTGAAGTCGGTGGGGCAGCCGGCGGCGGCCTGGGCGCTGGCGGCGGGGGTGTTCGGGCTGCGGGGCGCTCCGCTGCTGGACGTGGTGGTGACGTCGGCGTTGCCCGCCGCGCAGAACCTCTACACGTATGCGTCGAGTTACCGGGTGGGTGAGCGGTTGGCGCGGGACTCGATTCTGGTGTCGACGGTGATCTCGGTGCCGGTGTTGGTGGTCGTGGCGGCGTTGCTGGGGTGAGGGGTGTCACCCACCGAACCCGCTGGTGTCGAGCGCGATGTGGAACGGCCGAGGCAAGATCATCGGCTCGCCGGGCCGACCCACACACAGGACGCGATAGACGCCGTCCTTCGGCTCGCCGTACAGCGTGATCGAGGGTCCGCTCGGTGCCAGGGGGTCGATGAGGAGGTAGAGCGGGACACCGACCTCGGCATAACCCGCCCTCTTCGTCGTCCGGTCATTGTCCGAGGTCGCCTTCGAGGTGACCTCCACGACAAGTTCGGACGCCGCACAGGGGACGAAGTGGTCGTCTCTCGTACGCAGCGCCTCCTCGGGCACCACCGCGAGGTCGGGGACGTAGAGCCCGAGTTGTGACGGCAGAGCCGTCGCCAGCCTCTGGTAGATGCCCCAGTCCTCCGGGATCACCTCGTAGAGGCGCCGGTGCAGGCGCTCGGCGATGCTGTGGTGAGCGCGCGCGGAATAGGGCGTGACAGTGACCAGGCCCCCGATGATCTCCACCTTGCAGCCCCTGGGGACGTCCGTCTGCTTCCAGACCCAGACGAGCTCGTCCCACGCGCTGTCAGTCACGATGTAGTCGCCGTCGATCACATCCATGAGGCCAGCCAACACGCCGAACGGGACCGGTGCAGGT
It encodes:
- a CDS encoding AEC family transporter, which encodes MQGVLTGFAVIAVVIGVGYAIGRRGYLGDHGREVLTKLAFHVASPALLFTTLAQTDLSVIFSSRLLVTALSTAAAAGVFVAVGVVRHWGVGRTTIGALCSSYVNSGNLGIPIAVYVLGDASLVAPVLLFQLVGVTPIALTILDLSGGGAEKGPLWRRLLTPLRNPIAVGSLAGVAVSAAGVRVPSPVLDPLTLIGGMSVPAVLLAFGISLCGSTMPGRGPDRGPVLLSVALKSVGQPAAAWALAAGVFGLRGAPLLDVVVTSALPAAQNLYTYASSYRVGERLARDSILVSTVISVPVLVVVAALLG
- a CDS encoding Uma2 family endonuclease; amino-acid sequence: MDVIDGDYIVTDSAWDELVWVWKQTDVPRGCKVEIIGGLVTVTPYSARAHHSIAERLHRRLYEVIPEDWGIYQRLATALPSQLGLYVPDLAVVPEEALRTRDDHFVPCAASELVVEVTSKATSDNDRTTKRAGYAEVGVPLYLLIDPLAPSGPSITLYGEPKDGVYRVLCVGRPGEPMILPRPFHIALDTSGFGG